The DNA sequence cagagacacagagacaggcaggctagagacaggttagagagagagagagagagaggaggagagagagagagagagagagaggagagagagagagagagagagaggtcagagacacagagataggttagagacagagagacagacaggctagagacacagagacggttagagacacagagacaggttagagacacagagacaggttagagacagagagagagaggcaggtcagagagagacaggttagacagagagacaagtcAGAGACAGAGCGAAAGAGgcaggtcagagagagacaggttagagacagagagacaggttatAGACGgggaggagagagcgagagagagagacaggtcagagacagacaggtcagagacagacaggttgtACCTGCATACACTTGAGCAGCTCCAAAAAAGCGTCCAGACCTTCTAGAAACTTCAGTCTGAGCTGATCGGACCATTCAGAGGGACGACTGATCAGGacatacctacacacacagagacacacagagagacacacacagacagacatcatctaataaattaataatctcttcatcagttatttttaagaaaacagTGAAACTTGTGTGATGTCAGCTTGTcacatgcaagtgtgtgtgtacacacacacaacacaccctaACTGagagatatatattattatataatatatatatatatatatatataatacactcaccggccacttattaaggtacacctgtccaacatGCTCGTTAAcattaatttctaagcagccaatcaatGGCGCAActagtgcatttaggcatgtagacaggtcagagaatctcctgcagttcaaaccgagcatcagtctGGGAAGAAAGGGATTTgatgactttgaacgtggcatgattgttggtgccagaagggcggtctgagtatttcagaaactgctaatctacatgggattttcacgcacaaccatctctagggtttacagagaatggtccgaaaaagaaaaaaacatccagtgagcggccgTTCTGTGGGGGAAATGCCTCGTtgtgccagaggtcagaggagaatggccagactggttccagtgatagaagggcaacagtgactcaaataaccacccgttccaaccaaggtgggcagaagagcatctctgaacgcacagtacgtccaactttgaggcagatgggctacagcagcagagaccacatcgggtgccactctttcagtaagaacaggaaactgagactacaatttgcacaagctcatcgaaattggacaatagagattggaaaaaacgttgcctggtctgatgagtctcatTTCTGCTGCGGACAgtggatggtagggtcagaatttggcgtctccaacatgaaagcatggatccatcctgccttgtatcaacggttcaggctggtggtggtgtcatggtgggggaaattttcttggcactctttgggccccttgtaccaattgagcatcgttgcaacgccgcAGCCTACCTGAGTTGTTGCTGACCattccatccctttatgaccataaggacccaacttctgatggctactttcagcaggataatgcgccatgtcataaagctggatatcatcacagactggtttcttgaactgacgatgagttggctgtactcaaatggcctccacagtcaccagatctcaatcaatagagcatctttgggatgtggtggaaggGAGATTGCATCATGGAGTGCAGCCGACAATCTGcagcaactgtgtgatgccatcatgtcatatGGACAAACTCCCCTGAGGAATGTTCCAGcaaccttgttgaatctatgcaccaagaattgaggcagttctgaaggatggggtacctaataagtGGCGCTGAGTGTATAtacatatctctctctctctctctctcctctctcatatCTATAatattagatatatattatatatatatattaatatatatagaatataactAACTATGGAGGTCTCCGATGAGGCTCTGCACGCGTCCGAAATTGAAGGCCTGCTGCGCCGTGTAGCGGTCGAACTGGAAGCGTCCCTGAAGGTCTCGGTGGCGGAGGTGGTCCACGAAGGTCCTGATGATGGTGGTCATTCAGGTCCCCCCATCAGATACGGCCGCAAAACACAATACAGGATCAGTCACGGggccaccaacacacacacacaaacacacacacacacacacacacacacacacaacacacacacacacacacacacacacacacacacacacacacacacacacacacacacacacacacacacaaaatacaggcTTGGGTCCCAAAAGAGACAAGTGTGAGAGAGAAACCAGtgagagagaggtgagagagagagacaggtgtggcagagagagagagacaggtgtgagagagagagagacaggtgtgagagagagagacaggtgtgagagagagagacaggtgtgagagagagagagacagtgtttgaggagagagacaggtgtggcagagagagaagaaggtgtgagagagagagagacaggttgtAGAGAGATGAGAccggtgtgagagagagagagagacaggtgtggcagagagagacaggtgtgCAGGacaggtgtgagagagagagacaagtgtgagagagagagacatgtgtgagagagagagacaggtgtggcagagagagagacaggtgtgagagagaagagacaggtgtgagagagagagacaggtgtggcagagagagagacaggtgtggcagagagagagacagggtgagagagagacatgtgtgagagagacagacaggtatgAGACAGgtgtggcagagagagagacatgtgtgagagagacagacaggtgtgAGACAGgtgtggcagagagagagacaggtgtgagagagagagacaggtgtgGGTCCTCACCATGGTTGGGACGGTGAAGAGTTGAACAGACAGCGAGGTCACTGACACCACTCTCTCATGGTCGTCCTCCATGAAGTCTGTCTGGAGCCGTCTGTagttctggggggggggggggaatcaggtGTTACTATAGGTCAGGTGTGTTACTATAGGACAGGTGTGTTCCTATAGGTCAAGTGTGTTCCTATAGGTCAAGTGTGTTCCTATAGGACAGGTGTGTTCCTATGGGTCAGGTGTGTTACTATGGGACAGGTGTGTTACTATGGGTCAGGTGTGTTACTATGGGTCAGGTGTGTTCCTATAGGACAGGTATGTTACTATGGGACAGGTGTGTTACTATGGGTCAGGTGTGTTACTATGGGTCAGGTGTGTTACAGGGACATGGGTCAGGTGTGTTCTATGGGACAGGTGTGTTACTATGGGTCAGGTGTGTTACTATAGGACAGGTGTGTTACTATAGGACAGGTGTGTTACTATGGGTCAGGTGTGTTACTATGGGACAGGTGTGTTACTATGGAGAGTTATAGGAAAGGTGTACTATAGgacaggtgtgtttttttttactacaggACGTGGTTTTATATAGGACGGTGTGTTTACAGGACAGGGTGTTACTATGACGGTGTGTTACTATAGGAAGGTGTGTTAACTAGGACGGTGTGTACTATAGGTCGGTGTGTTACTATGGGTAGGTGTACTATGGACGGTGGTTAATAGGTCAGGTGTGTTACTATGGGACAGGTGTGTTACTATGGGACAGGTGTTACCTTTGCAAACTGTATGGCGAAGATCTTCTTGTACTTGAGGTCCATGAGGAGGCTGTTCATCAGCAGCTGGTGGTAGATGTTCCTCGCTCCTACAGGTAAGCAAACAGGTGAGCTGACGGGTGAGCTGACGGGTGAGCTGACGGGTGAGCTGACAGGTGAGCTGACAGGTAAACTGACAGGTGAGCTGACAGGTAAACTGACAGGTAACTTGACGGGTAAGCTGACGGGTAAGCTGACAGATAAACTGGCGGGTAAACTGACAGGTGAGCTGACAGGTAACTTGACGGGTAAGAGCTGACGGGTGAGCTGACGGGTGAGCTGACAGATAAACTGACGGGTGAGCTGACGGGTGAGCTGACAGAGTAAAAACTGACGGGTGAGCTGACGGGTGAAGCCTGAGGTGAGCTGCCAGCTTAACTGACGGGGG is a window from the Etheostoma spectabile isolate EspeVRDwgs_2016 unplaced genomic scaffold, UIUC_Espe_1.0 scaffold458, whole genome shotgun sequence genome containing:
- the LOC116686726 gene encoding E3 ubiquitin-protein ligase UBR2-like, which encodes MHSSVVAHQCFALKALSWLGQIIQYSDGLRRILCQVGLQKEEGEYSSLVDKLMLNDSKMWKGARNIYHQLLMNSLLMDLKYKKIFAIQFAKNYRRLQTDFMEDDHERVVSVTSLSVQLFTVPTMVRI